The DNA region ATTCGCTGGATGCTCGTGATGTACTGGTCTGCGCGGCGGGGTCCTTGCCGGGCGACCTGCATAAACTCTGGCGAGTGCAAGATCCGTTCGGTTACCACGTGGAGTACGCCTACTCGTGCATGGGTTACGAAATTCCTGGTGGTCTGGGTGTGAAGCGAGCGGTGCTTGCCGAGCATGCAGAGGCCGGAACTCCGCTGCGCGACGTCGTCGTGATGGTGGGGGATGGCTCCTATCTGATGATGCACACTGAGCTGGTCACGGCAGTAGCTGAAGGTATCAAGCTCATCGTCGTGCTGATCCAAAATCATGGTTATGCCTCAATCGGCGCGTTGTCCGCCTCGCTTGGTTCGCAAAGATTCTGCACCCAATATCGCGCATTGGAATCGGCGCAGCACAGTTTTGACGACGGCCCTGTGCTGCCGGTCGATTTGGCCGCTAATGCTGCTTCGCTCGGCGTTCGGGTAGTCAAAGCGGCCGACGTCGAAGAGCTTTCCGCTGCACTGGGCGAAGCCAAAGCGCTTCCAGAAGGTAGCGGCCCGATCTTGATTTATCTCGAGTCGGATCCATTATTAGATGGACCAAGCTCGGAGTCCTGGTGGGATGTTCCGGTCGCGTCAACCTCAGAATTGGCGAGTAAGCAGGAGGCGTACCGGACGTACATTGAGCACAAGACTAAGCAAAGACCGCTTCTGGGCGATCCGGAGCAGTCTTCATGAGCAATCAGCTCGCCATTCCCGAAACTCTGCACCACATTTCGGGCTTAAAACCGCAGAATAAGGCCGAAATGTGGTGCAGCGTTTCAGGGGTTGGGAAGATGGGATGGATATGAAGGAGAACAAGTTGATCATTGGAACTGCGCCAGATTCTTGGGGCGTCTGGTTTGCCGACGATTCGAAACAAACGCCCTGGCCACGTTTTCTCGACGAAGTGGCCGAGTCCGGCTACAAATGGATCGAACTAGGCCCGTACGGTTACCTGCCTACCGATCCCGCCAGGCTTGCCGAGGAGCTTGCAGAACGCGATCTGAAAATCACCGCCGGCACAGTATTTACCGCATTCCACCGTGGTGCCCGTGAGGGTGAAGCCGCCTGGGAATCAGCACGAAGAGTTGCCGAACTCACGGCCGCAATGGGCGGTGAAAACATCGTGGTGATTCCGGCGATGTGGCGCGACGATGTCACTGGCGAGGCCGTCGAAAGCGGCGAGCTCTCGAGCTCGCAGTGGCAAGACCTCTTTGCCGGGCACAACGAACTTGGCAGAGTTCTGCGCTCGGACTACGGCCTGCAACAACAATTCCACTCGCATGCTGATTCGCATGTCTGTGCCCAGCCAGACATTGAACACTTTTTGCAAAACACCGACGCTGATCTGGTTACTTTGTGCTTAGATACTGGGCACGCAGAGTATGGTGGCGCATCCAGTCTGGCATTGATCAATAAATATCCGGAGCGAATCGGCTATTTACATCTCAAACAGATCGATCCGTAGATCCTAGCGACCGTTCGCGAGCAAAACCTCACCTGGGCCGCAGCGAATTTGGCTGGTGTGATGACTGAGCCACCCTCGGGGCTGCCAGATCTTTCCGCCGTGATCGACGCTGTCGAACGCCTTGACCGGCCGATCTTCGGCGTAGTGGAACAAGATATGTACCCCTGCGATTTCGCGAAGCCAATGCCCATTGCGAAGCGCACCAAAGACTATTTACTCTCGTGTGGTTCTCGCACGCGGATTGTTTGAGAGGACTTGTGAGCTTGAACGTAGCGGTCATTGGAGCTGGCCGAATGGGCGCGGATCATGTTCGCCGCTTACACGAGAGCATCAATAACGCCACGGTTGCCGCCGTCGTCGATATTGATCTGGACCGAGCTAAAGCAGCTACTGAAGGTACTGGTGCCTTGGCCGTCGCCAGCCTCGCTGAGGCTTTCGCCGTCGAAGGTGTCAATGCGGTTTTGATTGCCACGCCCGGCTTCTTGCACGAGGAGGCGCTGTACCAAGCCCTGCAGCGCGACGTGCCGATCCTATGTGAAAAGCCGATGACGCCGGATGCTGCCTCCGCTTGGCGGGTGGTGCAGGCCGAGGTTGCTCTGGGTCGTCAACGAATCCAAGTGGGCTTCATGCGTCAGTTCGACGCTGGCTACCAATCGCTCAAATCTGAAATCGAGGCTGGCGCAGCTGGCAGCCTGTTGATGTTGCATTGCGCGAATCGTAATGCCTCAACGCTGGCAGATTTCACCGAGCCAATGCTGATCAATGACTCGGTAGTGCACGAGTTCGACGCAATTCGATTCTTTACCGGCGAGGAAATAACGTCGGTCCAGGTCCAGGTCCAGGTCCAGGTCCAGGTCCAGGTCCAGGTCCAGCGCGGTAAGCGCTCCTCGCTTGCCCCTGAGGGAATCAGCGACCCGCAACACGTGCTGATCGAGACCGAATCAGGAATCCTGGCCGATGTGGAAATCTTCGTCAATGCTCGTTACGGCTATGAAGTGGCCACTCAAGCGGTTTTCGAAAACGGCGTGCGCAGTATTGGTGCTGGCGAAGTCACGCCAAGCTTCATCGAACGATTTGCTGCCGCTTACGATGCCGAAGTGCAGGCTTGGGTTGACGCTGCGTTGCACGGTGAAATCGGCGGGCCGTCCGCTTGGGATGGCTACGCCACTGCCGCTTGTTGCGAAGCGGGAGTGGCGGCCCAGCGCTCGGGGCAGCGGACCGCCGTCGTACTGGCAGCGAAGCCGGAGCTCTATCGCTGAGTTGTCGGACCGCGATCCGCAGTCCACCCCCACTTCGGATGCCGTACCAGCTAGTCGGCACGGCATCCGAATGCTGAAAATGCATCCGAAGTGGGGGTGGAGTCGCTAGCAACCGTTAGGAGCCGAACGGCAGTCTGGGATCTAGTTCTTGAGTGGCCCAGCTGGAACGCAGCCAGCCATGATGGGGGTCGTCGCTGATAAGCCACTCGCGCTTTGCCCCTGGACCCGCCATTACGTTTAGGTAGTACAGGTCATAACCGGGTGCCGCCATCGCTGGTCCATGCCAGCCGTAAGGAACCAGGACGACGTCGCCGCTGCGCACTTCGGCGGTAACGTCGATCGGCCGTTCGTCTGAGGCATAGACTCGCTGATAGCCGATGGCGTCCGTCCCGGCGGGCGCACCCGGGGTTGGCTGAGATTCAAAGTAGTAGATTTCCTCCAGCGAGCTTTCGCCGGCCTTTTCCTCATCGTGTTTATGGGGCGGATAAGAGGACCAGTTTCCAGCGGGGGTGAGTACTTCACAAACAATGAAGCGGTCCGCGCTCAGCGTCGCTGGCGTGCCAAAATTATGAACTTGGCGGGAGCAATTGCCGGCGCCTCGCAGTTCAACCGGGATGTCCTCGGCAGCGAGGTATGCGGCGGGAAAGGTTTCAGTTGCGGGCGCGCTCGCAATGGCAACTCGGCCGCCGTCATCGCTGCTGATGGTAAGCGTGGTCCAGATTCCGGCATAGACCACGTCAGTGCGTCCCGCGAAGACCGAATCTCGGCCAGTCAGATCGAACTTTTGCACGCCGTCGCCGCCCGCTAGCTGAACGGTAAACGAGCCGGCTAGCTGGATGACCAATCGCTCTTCCGATGCGCCAGGAATCTGTACCGCATCGCCAGCGGTCAACGTGGCTACTTTGAGCCCGGTGTGTTGCCAGCCGGGCGCTTTGGTTTGTGAGTCAAAGCCGCCCAGCGAGATGTCCCATTCGCCTTGCTGTGCGCTTCCCTTGGGGGATACCCATTCAGTCATGCCGCAGTCACCTTTGCACCAGGGTTAGTTCAAAACTGTATGAATCTGCTCGGTAGACGTGCCGACCAGTTTCGATCGTTCGGCCAGTGTCATCGACGGCGGTGCGCTCCATGGTCACTAGCGCTGCACCGGGATCAGTGCCCAGCTGAGTTGCCTGATACTTATTGGCTATCGTGGCGCCGATGCGTTGATGGGCAAGCGAAAAATTAATACCGGCTTCGCGTAGCAGCGCGTAAAGTCCGTTCGCTTTCAAAGCGGCTTCATCGAGATCGGCGACGTCGTCGCGCACCCAGTTTTCCATGAGCGCTAACGGCTTGCGCCCTACTTTGCGGAGCCTACTGAAGTGAAATACCTTCGCTTCTGCGGCTAGTTCCAATTTTTCTCGGATCGGTGCGGCGGCTTCGATATGAGCAAAGCCCAGCACTTGAGTGCTAGGTTTTCCACCGTCACGAATCAAATCATCGTAGAGGCTGGAAAGCTCAAGGGGCCTACGCACTTGGCGGGATACCACTTGGGTGCCTACGCCGCGTTTGCGCACCAAAAGTCCAGCTCGAACCAACTCATCCATTGCCTTACGCATCGTAGGGCGGGATAGTTTTAGCTGCGCGGCGAGTTCAATCTCGTTATCGATTCGGCTGCCCGGCGGAAGCTTTCCGGCGTGTACTTCAGCTTCAATTCCTTGGACCACTTGATGGTAGAGCGGTACTGGCGAGGATCTGTCGATCGGGATGTTCAGTGGCACAGTAAGCTCCTCATCAGTTCAGCTGATCAGAGCCTAACAAGAAGTAGTCCTATTGTCAGGACAAGGTGACAAGCGGGTGCTAAGCAGAGCACGGTTCATCTCTGGCAGTTGAGCTGCACAGATTCAGTATTTTTCCCGGTTTCCATAGTGGGTTGCTCTACCTGTAGAAAGACATCAACAGTGCTCGCTTTGTCTGGGCTGACTAGCACTGCAGATTTAGGGAAGTAACGCTGAACTGCTGCCGCGGCTGCCAGATTGTCTTTTGAGACAGCAATCAGGATTTGCGGTTTTTCTGCAAACTTTGCGGGCACCTTTCCTCGCGTTTGGTTCGCAGTCTTATTACCAATAATGCCAATGGTTAGACCCTCAGTTTTGAGTTGTGAATCGCTCCGGTGTGTCCGGAGGGTTTCTCAGACGATGAGCCTGTCGGCGGCTGCCGTGCTCTGGTAGTGATTGTAGTAGTGGTTTTCTAGCTCTACTGGTGGGATGTCTCCGCAGTACTGGTAGAGCCTTCGGTGGTTGTACCAATCTGCCCATTCAGCGGTGCCGATTTCGACTTCTTCTAGAGTCCGCCAGGGCTTGCCGGGTTTGATCAGCTCGGTCTTATAAAGCCCGTTGATGGTTTCCGCCAAGGCGTTGTCGTAACTATCACCCACAGAACCGATCGAGGGGCGGATACCGGCCTGGGCCAGGCGTTCGGTGAAGGCCAAGGAGGCGTATTGAGCCCCGGCATCGTGATGATGAATCACCCCGGAAATCTCAGCCCCGGCCCGTTCACGACTCCAGATTGCCTGATTAACTGCGTTGAGCACTAGCACGGTGTTCATAGAAGCACTCGCTGACCAGCCCAGGATCCTCCGAGAGTAAGCATCGATCACGAAGGCAACATAGACCCACCCGGACCAGGTCGAAACATAGGTGAAATCAGCTACCCATAGCCGATCCGGTGCCGTTGGTGTGAAATCACGGCGGACCAAGTCCTTCGCTCGGGCCGCCTTCGAGTCTTTGATCGTGGTGCGTTTGACCTTGCCACGGACCGCACCCTGTATGCCAAGTAACCCCATGAGCCGTTCTACCGTGCACCTGGCCACCGGCACACCTTCACGGTTCATCGCCAACCAGAC from Renibacterium salmoninarum ATCC 33209 includes:
- a CDS encoding Gfo/Idh/MocA family protein — protein: MNVAVIGAGRMGADHVRRLHESINNATVAAVVDIDLDRAKAATEGTGALAVASLAEAFAVEGVNAVLIATPGFLHEEALYQALQRDVPILCEKPMTPDAASAWRVVQAEVALGRQRIQVGFMRQFDAGYQSLKSEIEAGAAGSLLMLHCANRNASTLADFTEPMLINDSVVHEFDAIRFFTGEEITSVQVQVQVQVQVQVQVQRGKRSSLAPEGISDPQHVLIETESGILADVEIFVNARYGYEVATQAVFENGVRSIGAGEVTPSFIERFAAAYDAEVQAWVDAALHGEIGGPSAWDGYATAACCEAGVAAQRSGQRTAVVLAAKPELYR
- the iolB gene encoding 5-deoxy-glucuronate isomerase, which produces MTEWVSPKGSAQQGEWDISLGGFDSQTKAPGWQHTGLKVATLTAGDAVQIPGASEERLVIQLAGSFTVQLAGGDGVQKFDLTGRDSVFAGRTDVVYAGIWTTLTISSDDGGRVAIASAPATETFPAAYLAAEDIPVELRGAGNCSRQVHNFGTPATLSADRFIVCEVLTPAGNWSSYPPHKHDEEKAGESSLEEIYYFESQPTPGAPAGTDAIGYQRVYASDERPIDVTAEVRSGDVVLVPYGWHGPAMAAPGYDLYYLNVMAGPGAKREWLISDDPHHGWLRSSWATQELDPRLPFGS
- a CDS encoding GntR family transcriptional regulator, which translates into the protein MPLNIPIDRSSPVPLYHQVVQGIEAEVHAGKLPPGSRIDNEIELAAQLKLSRPTMRKAMDELVRAGLLVRKRGVGTQVVSRQVRRPLELSSLYDDLIRDGGKPSTQVLGFAHIEAAAPIREKLELAAEAKVFHFSRLRKVGRKPLALMENWVRDDVADLDEAALKANGLYALLREAGINFSLAHQRIGATIANKYQATQLGTDPGAALVTMERTAVDDTGRTIETGRHVYRADSYSFELTLVQR